One Ghiorsea bivora DNA window includes the following coding sequences:
- a CDS encoding DUF3341 domain-containing protein, whose amino-acid sequence MRRIRKKHYLFATYDDFDKAKEVVGELNTLDDKEDIIDNIELYSPIEHPEVNEMLGEFHQPIQRFSFFGGITGTVLGFIFAAGVGQSMFTVQPQGGKSVITIPPDIVIAYEMTILLGVLSTIAGFLIYAGLPRRVKSYYDHSVGVDQIGIEVETDPKNNEKIRATLEGCGAIEVRELTS is encoded by the coding sequence ATGAGAAGGATAAGAAAAAAACACTACCTCTTTGCGACCTATGATGATTTTGATAAAGCGAAAGAAGTTGTTGGTGAATTAAACACGTTAGACGATAAAGAAGATATTATTGATAATATTGAATTATATTCGCCGATTGAGCACCCTGAAGTAAATGAAATGTTAGGTGAATTTCATCAACCAATTCAACGTTTCTCATTTTTTGGTGGTATCACAGGAACAGTGTTAGGTTTTATTTTTGCGGCAGGTGTTGGGCAATCGATGTTTACCGTACAACCACAAGGTGGTAAGTCCGTGATTACGATTCCACCTGATATTGTGATTGCATATGAAATGACTATTTTGCTTGGTGTGTTAAGTACGATCGCTGGTTTCTTGATTTATGCTGGTCTTCCAAGACGTGTTAAGTCTTATTACGACCATTCGGTGGGTGTAGACCAAATTGGTATTGAAGTTGAAACAGACCCTAAGAATAATGAAAAAATTCGTGCAACCTTAGAAGGCTGTGGCGCTATTGAAGTGAGGGAGCTAACGTCATGA
- the mutM gene encoding bifunctional DNA-formamidopyrimidine glycosylase/DNA-(apurinic or apyrimidinic site) lyase — protein MPELPEVETVVKGLKPQIGGKVLLSDMNSGKNLRYPLPNFAACHGATLKNIERRAKYLLFHFDNGQTLIWHLGMTGQFHVLSGAEPAAKHEHVCLGFSDGCTLRYRDTRRFGYAGLCQTSDLETHKWFKDLGIEPLTTDFDGQYLKGKLSSRKTSIKQGIMDNHVVVGVGNIYVSESLFRAKINPQQTANSINTRKLNTLAKHIQDVLNEAIIAGGSTISDFVKADGKPGYFAHSFKVYGRVGEPCLTCDKPIQKIVLGGRASFFCPKCQIIK, from the coding sequence ATGCCTGAACTTCCCGAAGTTGAAACGGTTGTAAAGGGTTTAAAGCCGCAAATTGGAGGCAAAGTTTTGCTGTCTGATATGAATAGCGGTAAAAACCTGCGTTATCCCCTACCCAACTTTGCGGCTTGTCATGGCGCAACTTTAAAAAACATCGAACGCCGTGCTAAATATTTGCTTTTCCATTTTGACAACGGACAAACCCTAATATGGCACTTGGGTATGACGGGGCAGTTTCATGTTTTGAGTGGAGCAGAACCCGCAGCCAAACATGAGCATGTCTGCCTAGGCTTCAGTGATGGTTGCACCTTAAGATACCGCGACACCCGCCGCTTTGGTTATGCAGGATTATGCCAAACATCTGACTTGGAAACACACAAATGGTTCAAAGACTTAGGCATAGAACCTTTAACCACAGACTTTGACGGGCAATACTTAAAAGGCAAACTTAGCTCACGCAAAACAAGCATCAAGCAAGGCATCATGGATAATCATGTGGTGGTTGGTGTGGGTAATATTTATGTATCAGAAAGTTTATTTCGGGCAAAAATCAACCCTCAACAAACTGCGAACAGCATCAACACAAGAAAACTGAACACTTTGGCAAAACATATCCAAGATGTGTTAAATGAAGCGATTATCGCGGGCGGAAGTACCATTTCTGATTTTGTGAAAGCCGATGGAAAGCCGGGTTATTTTGCGCATAGCTTTAAGGTGTATGGCAGAGTTGGTGAACCTTGTCTTACATGCGACAAACCCATTCAAAAAATAGTGCTTGGTGGTAGGGCATCTTTCTTTTGTCCAAAGTGTCAGATTATAAAATGA
- the uvrC gene encoding excinuclease ABC subunit UvrC, whose amino-acid sequence MWIKPPRPLNELPTEPGIYQMLDEKRKVLYVGKARNLRKRVSSYFQRKPDALRTQAMVVLVRDIEFNTTASEADALVLEHNLIKQIKPRYNVLLKDSKTYPYILLRDEIFPRLQMYRGDRSIAGEYFGPFPHAGAVHTTIHLMQKAFQLRDCEDSTFLNRSRPCMQYQIGRCSAPCVDMVSQDEYTKQASDARSFLKGQDQVLLQDWQQQMLEAAAKKHFEQAAMLRDRIAALRTIFANAEQSDLPEHADVLAIIRQSQGVMAAVGVRRGGRDLGVHTIKVNQALEADDIEILQSLIIERYRQELPPKHILLACDETQRTPLQHIFKLLYPKLKIQLYFPKRGTRFEWLKQVVNSATETLAARSGHNQEAAFKALQTMLGLEKTPELIAAVDNAHLGGKQMLSAIVYADSNGARKDLYRKYKLDDASKSNPVLHGDDYAGMTQVLTRFFTAIQSKDMPKPDILLIDGGKGQLKAAFEAYQNFNLDIKLLAVAKGDKRKTGEETLWAGWADAPSQLKQGLKPGQHDASLLLIARIRDEAHRFASKYLQKRRKKAVFSSSLDGIEGIGTKKRTALLQHFGGISGVKKASREQLKEVSGMSDILADRVFQTLHK is encoded by the coding sequence ATGTGGATAAAACCGCCCCGCCCATTAAATGAACTACCGACTGAACCCGGTATTTATCAAATGTTGGATGAAAAGCGCAAGGTGTTGTATGTGGGTAAAGCGCGCAACTTGCGTAAGCGAGTATCCTCTTATTTTCAACGCAAACCAGATGCTTTGCGCACCCAAGCTATGGTGGTGCTGGTGCGAGATATTGAGTTTAACACCACAGCATCCGAAGCCGATGCCTTGGTGCTTGAACACAATTTAATTAAACAAATCAAACCTCGATACAATGTATTACTCAAAGATTCCAAAACTTATCCGTATATTTTATTGCGTGATGAAATATTTCCACGCTTACAAATGTATCGTGGTGACAGAAGCATTGCAGGTGAATATTTTGGCCCATTCCCGCACGCAGGCGCTGTACACACCACTATTCATTTGATGCAAAAGGCTTTTCAGCTTCGAGATTGTGAAGATAGCACTTTCCTCAATCGCTCACGCCCATGTATGCAATATCAAATTGGACGCTGCTCTGCGCCTTGTGTGGACATGGTCAGCCAAGATGAATATACCAAACAAGCCAGTGATGCACGTAGCTTCCTTAAAGGGCAAGACCAAGTTTTATTACAAGACTGGCAACAGCAAATGCTTGAAGCCGCAGCAAAGAAACACTTTGAACAAGCCGCCATGTTACGCGATAGAATCGCCGCATTACGCACCATTTTCGCCAATGCCGAACAAAGTGATTTACCCGAACATGCCGATGTACTTGCCATTATCAGGCAAAGTCAGGGGGTAATGGCAGCGGTTGGGGTGCGCCGTGGCGGGCGCGATTTGGGTGTGCATACCATCAAAGTCAATCAAGCATTGGAAGCCGATGATATTGAAATATTACAATCCCTTATCATTGAGCGATACAGACAAGAGCTCCCACCCAAACATATTCTATTGGCATGTGATGAAACCCAACGCACCCCATTACAACACATCTTTAAGCTGCTTTACCCCAAATTAAAAATTCAGCTCTACTTCCCCAAACGAGGGACCCGCTTTGAGTGGCTAAAGCAAGTGGTCAACAGTGCTACTGAGACCTTAGCTGCCCGCAGCGGTCACAATCAAGAAGCTGCATTTAAAGCATTACAAACCATGTTAGGGCTTGAAAAAACGCCTGAATTGATTGCTGCCGTTGACAATGCACATTTGGGCGGCAAACAAATGTTATCCGCAATTGTTTACGCTGATAGCAACGGTGCGCGCAAGGATTTGTATCGCAAATATAAGTTAGATGATGCAAGCAAGAGCAACCCAGTGCTGCATGGCGATGATTATGCAGGTATGACCCAAGTATTAACCCGATTTTTTACCGCAATTCAAAGCAAGGACATGCCCAAACCTGATATTCTACTTATTGATGGTGGTAAAGGACAACTAAAAGCCGCCTTTGAAGCTTACCAAAACTTTAACCTAGATATCAAACTACTCGCTGTAGCAAAAGGCGATAAACGTAAAACAGGTGAGGAGACTTTATGGGCAGGCTGGGCTGATGCGCCTTCTCAACTCAAACAGGGTTTAAAACCAGGGCAACATGATGCTTCCTTGCTTCTGATTGCTCGAATCCGCGATGAAGCACATCGTTTTGCCAGTAAATATTTACAAAAACGCCGCAAAAAAGCTGTGTTCAGCTCAAGTTTGGATGGTATTGAAGGTATAGGCACAAAAAAACGCACAGCCCTACTTCAACATTTTGGTGGTATCTCAGGTGTAAAAAAAGCATCACGAGAGCAATTAAAAGAAGTATCAGGCATGTCCGATATATTGGCTGACCGCGTATTCCAAACACTGCACAAATAA
- the waaF gene encoding lipopolysaccharide heptosyltransferase II: MPERKKIVLMPPNWLGDVILAQPALRAITTQYSDAEILVFGRGWLTELLPFLHLEHTQVRYTETLPQNTDMLFLFPNSFRSAWQAWRSGATQRIGFRKDGRSLLLTHGYKPRIDLITQHHLFYYLDLLQQFGLETPFESVELVAPDDAQTKAESLLLSSKGLDINKVVCVAPGAQFGGAKRYPAESYAVVMKQLSEQGWHIVVLGTDAERDIASQCLQHVSGLHWNAAGETSLTEALQLVSVARLMLCNDSGLMHVAAGLNVPTVTMFGATNPARTSPSGKRVNVLYKPAKCSPCLQRECDVLGHPCMGNILPEMVTRACLDFLGKSG, from the coding sequence ATGCCTGAAAGAAAAAAAATTGTGTTGATGCCACCCAATTGGTTGGGTGATGTTATTTTGGCGCAGCCTGCATTGCGTGCCATTACAACGCAGTATTCAGATGCGGAAATACTTGTTTTTGGTCGGGGTTGGTTAACAGAATTATTACCTTTTCTCCATTTAGAACATACACAAGTACGTTATACTGAAACTTTGCCGCAAAATACAGATATGCTATTTTTATTTCCCAATAGTTTTCGTTCTGCTTGGCAGGCTTGGCGCTCAGGTGCGACACAACGCATAGGTTTTCGCAAAGATGGCCGTAGCTTGTTGCTGACACACGGCTATAAACCGCGTATTGATTTAATCACACAGCATCATTTATTTTATTATTTAGACTTGTTACAGCAATTTGGTCTTGAAACGCCTTTTGAAAGTGTTGAATTAGTAGCGCCAGATGATGCTCAAACCAAGGCCGAATCTTTATTGTTAAGCAGCAAAGGTTTGGATATCAATAAAGTGGTTTGTGTAGCGCCAGGTGCTCAGTTTGGTGGGGCAAAAAGATACCCTGCGGAGTCTTATGCGGTTGTTATGAAACAGTTATCAGAGCAAGGCTGGCATATCGTAGTACTGGGTACAGATGCTGAGCGTGATATTGCTTCGCAGTGTCTGCAGCATGTGTCAGGTTTACATTGGAATGCTGCAGGGGAAACCTCGTTGACTGAGGCTTTACAATTGGTATCGGTTGCTAGGCTTATGTTATGCAATGATTCTGGTTTGATGCATGTGGCAGCAGGTTTGAATGTACCCACGGTCACCATGTTTGGTGCAACCAACCCAGCGCGTACTTCTCCATCGGGTAAACGTGTGAATGTGTTGTACAAACCTGCCAAATGTAGCCCTTGTTTGCAGCGGGAATGTGATGTGCTTGGCCACCCATGTATGGGTAATATATTACCTGAAATGGTGACCCGCGCTTGTTTAGATTTTTTAGGAAAAAGTGGTTAA
- a CDS encoding c-type cytochrome yields MKKILVILCALSVPSAALAWPWSRDMMNQPSIKPQEGVLLNPPEHTVPVEGLWTKMADRDATEELKNPIKATKASILKGQALFNIFCATCHGTTGTGKGPVGKVFEAEPADLTSDYVKKELTDGWIWGTITFGSYIMPKYGYDMNPKERWDLVNYIREVIQKPMTATTKEERKSQVMSETGKAGGH; encoded by the coding sequence ATGAAAAAGATTTTAGTAATACTGTGTGCATTGTCGGTGCCATCAGCGGCTCTGGCATGGCCTTGGTCTAGAGACATGATGAATCAACCTTCAATTAAACCCCAAGAAGGCGTGTTGTTGAACCCGCCTGAGCATACTGTGCCTGTTGAAGGTCTGTGGACAAAAATGGCGGATAGGGATGCAACTGAAGAGTTGAAGAACCCAATTAAGGCAACCAAAGCATCGATTTTAAAGGGTCAAGCCTTGTTTAATATTTTCTGTGCAACTTGTCATGGTACTACGGGTACAGGTAAGGGGCCAGTGGGCAAAGTATTTGAAGCTGAACCTGCTGATTTAACATCCGATTACGTTAAAAAGGAACTCACTGATGGTTGGATTTGGGGTACGATTACTTTTGGCAGTTATATTATGCCAAAGTATGGATATGATATGAATCCTAAAGAGCGATGGGATCTTGTTAACTACATTCGAGAAGTAATTCAAAAGCCAATGACGGCAACTACAAAAGAAGAGCGTAAGTCTCAGGTGATGTCTGAGACTGGCAAAGCAGGGGGGCACTAA
- a CDS encoding CcdB family protein: MAQFDVYPSKDNSTPYPLFVDIQSELLTSLHTRVVIPLTPISLLETKVPDTLCPIFHLEQGEFVLMTQFMSSIASSALGAPVASLSNFREDIIRAADLLITGV, translated from the coding sequence ATGGCACAGTTTGATGTATATCCAAGCAAAGATAACAGCACGCCTTACCCACTATTTGTGGATATACAAAGTGAGCTATTAACATCATTGCATACACGGGTTGTGATACCCTTAACCCCAATTTCTCTTCTCGAAACAAAAGTGCCTGATACGCTATGCCCTATCTTTCATTTAGAGCAAGGTGAATTTGTGCTCATGACACAGTTCATGTCCAGCATAGCCTCTTCTGCATTGGGGGCTCCCGTTGCCTCACTATCCAATTTTCGTGAAGATATTATTCGGGCTGCTGACCTACTCATCACAGGTGTTTAA
- the nrfD gene encoding NrfD/PsrC family molybdoenzyme membrane anchor subunit has product MSDFKMKDIEWAKINEDVLASLESPRKAFWIVLAVCFALVLCGVAAEIYQYNMGLGVALMNNPHYWQTYISNFVFWIGMSHSGTLLSAILLLTHADWRKPIYRFAEAMTFFSIATAAIFPVIHIGRVWDMYWVLPYPNQHAIWPNFRSPLLWDAFAITTYATSSALFLYIGMIPDLAICRDKAKGWRKKLYTAMSLGWMGRATEWIAFQKTYVLMACFLVPLAVSVHSIVASDFAMSIMPGWHVTSFPPYFVAGALYSGCAAIITLFVLLRYLFKFEAYMTPEIMDKTARLTFAIAMAWNFLNLSEYASIWYSHDMFEHEMLIDKFTGPYAGVVWTMLFCATVVPFAMAWKKVRVNMWAMFVISLLIQLGMWLERFQIVSPPLASNHEPWTQVVVWPGLVQMTITAASFGWFTMLFLIFCKVFPSVSMYEVKEMVYHRNKHGKQKLQDLDKIKDDMIKTEEGLS; this is encoded by the coding sequence ATGAGTGATTTTAAAATGAAGGATATAGAATGGGCTAAGATCAATGAAGATGTCTTAGCCAGTCTGGAATCGCCAAGAAAGGCATTTTGGATTGTTTTAGCTGTTTGTTTTGCGTTGGTTTTATGTGGCGTGGCGGCTGAAATATACCAATATAATATGGGTCTTGGTGTGGCGTTAATGAATAACCCACATTATTGGCAAACATATATTTCAAACTTCGTGTTTTGGATTGGTATGAGTCACTCAGGTACGTTATTATCGGCAATTCTATTGCTAACACATGCCGATTGGCGTAAACCTATTTACCGTTTTGCTGAAGCTATGACCTTCTTCTCCATTGCCACAGCAGCTATTTTCCCAGTGATTCATATTGGTCGTGTTTGGGATATGTATTGGGTTCTCCCTTATCCTAACCAACATGCTATTTGGCCAAACTTCCGTTCACCATTGCTTTGGGATGCATTCGCGATTACAACCTATGCAACTTCATCAGCATTGTTCTTGTACATTGGTATGATTCCTGATTTGGCAATCTGTCGTGATAAAGCGAAGGGCTGGCGTAAGAAGCTTTATACAGCTATGTCATTGGGTTGGATGGGCAGAGCAACAGAATGGATCGCATTTCAAAAAACTTATGTATTGATGGCTTGTTTCCTTGTTCCATTGGCTGTGTCCGTGCATTCTATTGTGGCATCTGACTTCGCGATGTCGATTATGCCGGGCTGGCATGTAACTTCATTCCCACCATATTTTGTGGCTGGTGCATTGTACTCAGGTTGTGCTGCGATTATCACTTTGTTCGTATTGCTTAGGTATTTATTCAAATTCGAAGCTTATATGACACCTGAAATCATGGACAAAACAGCACGTCTAACGTTTGCAATCGCTATGGCTTGGAACTTCTTAAACCTTTCAGAGTATGCTTCAATTTGGTATTCACATGATATGTTTGAACATGAAATGTTAATTGATAAGTTTACAGGGCCTTATGCTGGTGTGGTTTGGACCATGTTATTCTGTGCAACGGTTGTACCATTTGCTATGGCTTGGAAAAAGGTTCGAGTAAATATGTGGGCAATGTTTGTTATTTCATTACTTATTCAATTGGGCATGTGGCTGGAACGTTTCCAAATCGTAAGCCCTCCATTGGCATCCAATCATGAGCCTTGGACACAAGTCGTGGTTTGGCCTGGTTTAGTACAAATGACAATCACAGCAGCGAGTTTCGGTTGGTTTACCATGTTATTCCTTATCTTCTGTAAAGTGTTCCCATCTGTATCTATGTATGAGGTGAAAGAGATGGTTTATCACCGTAACAAACACGGTAAACAAAAACTTCAAGACCTAGATAAAATTAAAGATGATATGATTAAAACAGAGGAGGGTTTGTCATGA
- a CDS encoding polysulfide reductase, NrfD: MEMTLPNWAVLMDNFLFTLYIPLTAVFWSSVIHLSGGKWRYEVRFLMASSRALFPLGFVLLLIILASGENSFPWMGGETFGMPLNAWHNITFFNMREIILYLAVWAYCAHFIKLQRKDFPHSDPKDRERFKHWALLAPFVYMIYGSVVSWDFEMTQMPRWFSAVYGLYHTESMMRAFLAFFIISLFVLRWRDNLKRRINDYVFNYIGQIMLALTIIWTYLAFMQYLVMWYGDLPEDIARWDKMLQGPNAYLYWVFFFMNSFFPFLMLIFKSVRNSPALLLFPSVSILVGTFIERYMWIISPQADNIDHTPFLSSWIDVAITVVILGIGTWLWDNQMKKDGLYYEGEEEDAKS; this comes from the coding sequence ATGGAAATGACATTACCAAACTGGGCAGTGTTGATGGACAACTTCTTGTTCACGCTCTACATCCCACTAACTGCAGTATTTTGGTCTTCAGTGATTCACTTGTCAGGTGGTAAATGGCGTTATGAAGTTCGCTTTTTGATGGCTTCTTCACGTGCTTTATTCCCACTGGGTTTTGTGTTGTTGCTTATTATCCTTGCGAGTGGAGAAAATAGTTTTCCATGGATGGGTGGTGAAACCTTTGGTATGCCTTTGAATGCTTGGCATAACATTACGTTTTTCAATATGCGTGAAATTATTTTGTATTTGGCTGTTTGGGCGTATTGTGCTCACTTCATTAAACTACAACGCAAAGATTTCCCGCATTCTGACCCTAAAGATAGAGAACGCTTTAAACACTGGGCATTGTTGGCACCGTTTGTATATATGATTTATGGTTCAGTTGTATCTTGGGACTTTGAAATGACGCAAATGCCACGTTGGTTCAGTGCTGTTTATGGCTTGTACCACACAGAAAGTATGATGCGTGCATTCTTGGCATTCTTTATCATATCATTGTTCGTATTGCGTTGGAGAGATAACCTAAAACGTCGGATCAATGATTATGTGTTTAACTATATTGGACAAATCATGTTGGCATTAACCATTATCTGGACTTACCTTGCATTTATGCAATATCTAGTGATGTGGTATGGTGACTTGCCTGAAGATATCGCACGTTGGGACAAAATGTTACAAGGTCCAAATGCATATTTGTATTGGGTGTTCTTTTTTATGAATTCATTCTTCCCATTCTTAATGCTCATATTTAAATCAGTACGGAATTCACCAGCGCTATTGTTGTTCCCATCGGTAAGTATTCTTGTTGGTACATTTATTGAGCGTTATATGTGGATTATCAGTCCTCAGGCTGACAATATTGATCATACACCATTCTTATCCTCGTGGATTGATGTCGCGATTACTGTAGTAATCCTTGGTATTGGCACATGGTTATGGGATAACCAAATGAAAAAAGATGGTTTGTATTATGAGGGTGAAGAAGAAGACGCTAAATCATAA
- a CDS encoding ATP-binding protein: MNQPLHTSSDRNIDETLHLLTLAHEHAAKGDTSLQISCAKLDKNFEQTSFACLAMLQPMLLACIAAEGIKEVYVETCKDCSTQHISSIIDDYKTLSQAMAIRLDVHLGKKAQTNVETATENKNEPSRRTFFRTLIPTLAKHAADNIQQMTQKKPIDHYIQDIINADSRLLPALHKLFLHALPKLHVNHIPVPVMEGLGLGNIQVSEACSACGKCVDICASKTLSLRKFGNRFILDFQADCCTGCNQCISICPEQAIEALPSVSLPSLIQKKPRPLVMVSGKP, encoded by the coding sequence ATGAATCAACCTTTGCATACATCATCAGACCGAAACATAGATGAAACGCTTCACCTGTTAACATTGGCACATGAACACGCTGCTAAAGGTGACACCAGTTTACAAATTTCGTGCGCTAAACTTGATAAAAACTTCGAGCAAACAAGTTTTGCATGTTTAGCTATGCTTCAGCCCATGCTTTTGGCATGTATAGCCGCAGAAGGTATAAAAGAAGTCTATGTTGAAACTTGTAAAGACTGTTCTACCCAACACATTTCATCCATTATTGATGACTACAAAACGTTAAGCCAAGCTATGGCAATAAGGTTAGATGTTCATTTGGGCAAAAAAGCACAAACAAATGTTGAAACCGCAACAGAAAACAAAAATGAACCTTCTCGAAGAACCTTCTTCCGCACATTGATACCCACGCTTGCCAAACATGCAGCGGATAATATTCAACAAATGACACAAAAAAAACCAATAGACCATTATATTCAAGACATTATTAATGCCGATTCACGTTTATTGCCCGCACTACACAAGCTCTTTTTGCATGCGCTTCCTAAGCTACATGTAAATCATATCCCTGTGCCCGTGATGGAGGGATTAGGTCTTGGAAATATCCAAGTTAGTGAAGCTTGTAGTGCATGTGGCAAATGTGTGGATATTTGTGCCAGCAAAACCTTATCTTTACGTAAGTTTGGCAACCGCTTTATCTTAGATTTCCAAGCTGACTGTTGCACAGGATGTAACCAATGTATTTCAATATGCCCTGAACAAGCCATAGAAGCTTTACCCAGTGTCAGTTTGCCATCTTTAATACAAAAAAAACCTAGACCTTTGGTTATGGTTAGCGGCAAACCATAA
- a CDS encoding class I SAM-dependent methyltransferase, with amino-acid sequence MENSSLIDSKPIRKHRAVYTAVSKQLWMLYQKRVFHIWNNEKALKIRQVFTRRYYLPLIKPWADKLEEPMQILEIGSGPVCAAQYLGKGKQTYIDPLINDYRKLFPGVMPEKATYFPVMAENFEGFQQTFDLILCLDTLSDVHNPELVLHKVNAVMKREGYFIVSMDTWPSWLARLHYLLARFFPALPQFNRLYSYTYHGFHNTLLRHFDVVDESFVRPNFSWLSLKKEMLFVCKHKS; translated from the coding sequence ATGGAAAACTCTAGTTTGATTGATTCAAAACCAATACGTAAGCACCGTGCTGTGTATACTGCTGTGAGTAAACAGCTTTGGATGCTTTATCAAAAGCGGGTATTCCATATTTGGAACAATGAAAAAGCATTGAAAATCCGACAGGTATTTACGCGGCGATACTATTTACCCTTGATTAAGCCATGGGCTGATAAACTAGAAGAACCGATGCAAATTTTAGAAATTGGGTCAGGACCAGTTTGTGCAGCGCAATATTTGGGAAAAGGTAAGCAAACATATATTGATCCTCTCATTAATGATTACAGAAAACTCTTTCCTGGTGTGATGCCTGAGAAAGCAACGTATTTTCCAGTGATGGCTGAGAATTTCGAGGGTTTTCAACAGACTTTTGATTTGATTTTATGCTTGGATACTTTGAGTGATGTACATAACCCAGAGTTGGTGCTTCATAAAGTAAATGCGGTGATGAAACGAGAAGGTTATTTCATTGTTAGCATGGATACTTGGCCATCATGGCTAGCTAGATTACACTATTTATTGGCTCGGTTCTTTCCCGCGCTACCCCAGTTTAATCGTTTATACAGTTATACATACCATGGTTTTCACAACACACTATTACGTCATTTTGATGTTGTTGATGAATCCTTTGTGCGTCCTAATTTCTCATGGTTATCGCTAAAAAAAGAAATGCTTTTTGTTTGCAAACATAAATCATGA
- a CDS encoding type II toxin-antitoxin system CcdA family antitoxin produces MMKVYDMKAPKKAANLSLNSDLLAQAKALNINISSTVEKSLAEEVRKHKEAAWLKENKEAIEEQNRFIKKHGLFSDKYRVF; encoded by the coding sequence ATGATGAAAGTTTATGATATGAAAGCGCCCAAAAAAGCAGCTAATTTAAGCTTAAATAGTGATTTACTGGCACAAGCCAAAGCTTTAAACATCAATATTTCATCCACTGTGGAAAAGTCATTGGCTGAAGAAGTGCGCAAACACAAAGAAGCTGCATGGCTTAAAGAAAACAAGGAAGCTATTGAAGAACAGAATAGATTTATCAAAAAACATGGCTTATTTTCAGATAAGTACCGCGTATTTTAA
- a CDS encoding exodeoxyribonuclease III produces MSSIPKKIMTINMNGIRAATRKGFWDWFAPQDIDVLCIQELKAKEEQIPEEAKPDGYFRYYHIAEKAGYSGVALYSKVEPDAVHVGLGSIDSDVDWSDMDAEGRFVMADFGKLSIMSVYFPSGSSSDERQAIKMSFLERFLPLFNRLKDEGRELILCADVNICHKEIDLKNWRGNRKNSGFLPEERAWMDALIEKSGFVDTFRTLYPEKEQYSWWSNRGQARANNVGWRIDYHIATPQIASKFEKIEVYTDAWFSDHAPVLATLKD; encoded by the coding sequence ATGTCTTCAATACCTAAGAAAATAATGACCATCAATATGAACGGTATTCGTGCTGCAACACGCAAAGGCTTTTGGGATTGGTTTGCCCCGCAAGATATTGATGTGCTTTGCATTCAAGAGCTGAAAGCCAAAGAAGAACAAATCCCCGAAGAAGCCAAGCCTGATGGATACTTTCGCTATTATCATATCGCTGAAAAAGCGGGATACTCAGGTGTGGCGCTGTATTCCAAGGTTGAACCTGATGCGGTGCATGTGGGGCTTGGCTCGATTGACTCTGATGTGGATTGGAGCGACATGGATGCTGAAGGTAGGTTTGTCATGGCTGATTTTGGTAAACTTAGCATAATGAGCGTATATTTTCCTTCGGGTTCAAGCTCGGATGAGCGCCAAGCCATTAAAATGAGTTTTTTGGAGCGTTTTCTGCCCTTGTTTAACCGCCTTAAAGATGAAGGGCGTGAACTGATACTGTGTGCGGATGTGAATATTTGCCATAAGGAAATCGACTTGAAAAACTGGCGTGGCAATCGCAAAAACTCAGGCTTTTTACCCGAGGAACGCGCTTGGATGGATGCGCTGATTGAAAAAAGCGGATTTGTGGACACATTCAGAACACTTTACCCTGAAAAAGAGCAGTATTCATGGTGGTCAAATCGCGGACAAGCCAGAGCCAACAATGTGGGCTGGCGCATTGATTATCATATCGCCACACCTCAAATCGCCAGCAAATTTGAGAAGATTGAAGTCTATACTGATGCATGGTTTTCCGACCATGCGCCAGTATTGGCAACGCTTAAAGATTAG